From the candidate division KSB1 bacterium genome, one window contains:
- a CDS encoding PorV/PorQ family protein encodes MKQFIVSSSVLALLMSFSSAFAQGETDVSKVGITAAPFLTIGVGARAVGMGGAFVATASDASALYWNPAGLARLEHTELLLVHTRWLADTDFDFAGVVLPLGEFGTLGGSLTALTMGDMAVRTIERPEGTGERFSAADLALALSYSRRLTDRFTIGFTAKYINQRIWHESASGFALDLGTLFVTGFRGLRLGATLSNFGSDMRMNGKDLLVFHDLDPAISGNNERIPSHIETQSWALPLTFQFGVAMELLRNEQHRLTLAGDALHPSDNTESVNLGGEYAWQEKFFLRGGYRDLFLRDGEQTFTIGGGAAVRFLGNVRWKFDYAYADFGRLENEQRFSVAVEF; translated from the coding sequence ATGAAGCAATTCATTGTTTCATCATCCGTATTGGCATTGCTGATGAGTTTCTCTTCAGCCTTCGCCCAAGGCGAAACCGATGTCTCCAAAGTCGGCATCACCGCGGCGCCATTTCTGACCATCGGCGTGGGGGCGCGCGCTGTTGGCATGGGTGGCGCCTTTGTTGCCACCGCGAGTGATGCCAGTGCGTTGTACTGGAATCCCGCCGGATTGGCACGGCTCGAGCACACGGAACTGCTGCTCGTGCATACGCGCTGGCTTGCCGATACCGATTTCGATTTCGCCGGCGTGGTGTTGCCGCTCGGCGAATTCGGCACGCTCGGCGGCAGCCTTACGGCGCTGACCATGGGGGACATGGCGGTGCGCACCATCGAGCGGCCGGAAGGGACGGGCGAGCGGTTTTCCGCCGCCGATCTGGCACTTGCTCTCAGCTACAGCCGGCGCCTCACCGACCGCTTCACCATCGGCTTCACTGCAAAATACATCAATCAGCGCATCTGGCACGAGAGCGCCTCCGGGTTCGCGCTGGATTTGGGCACGCTTTTCGTCACCGGCTTTCGCGGCTTGCGCCTGGGCGCCACCCTGTCCAATTTTGGCAGCGACATGCGCATGAACGGCAAGGATTTGCTGGTCTTTCATGATCTGGATCCCGCCATCAGCGGCAACAATGAGCGCATTCCCTCCCACATTGAAACACAAAGCTGGGCGTTGCCATTGACTTTTCAATTCGGCGTGGCGATGGAACTCCTGAGGAACGAGCAACATCGTCTGACCCTAGCCGGCGATGCGCTGCACCCGAGCGACAACACCGAGAGCGTCAACCTTGGCGGCGAATATGCCTGGCAGGAAAAGTTCTTTCTGCGCGGCGGCTACCGCGACCTCTTCCTGCGCGACGGCGAACAAACCTTCACAATCGGCGGCGGCGCGGCGGTGCGCTTTCTCGGCAATGTGCGCTGGAAATTCGATTACGCCTACGCCGACTTCGGTCGATT